Within Quercus lobata isolate SW786 chromosome 5, ValleyOak3.0 Primary Assembly, whole genome shotgun sequence, the genomic segment aattatttgataagTTAGTGGTGCATTACGAAAGTTAAGGCCAGAAATCTATTGATCAAAAGGATCCATTCAAATAAGTGGTTTCAGTATGAGCTAATAGCCCATACAGGATataattaaatagttaaatagTCTAtgtctcaaaaatataaagttgtATATTCTTAGTGAGATAAAATGTGTGGGTTTTATGTATATTATTCTGTATGGATTTGAGTTCCTGTATCACATCTAAGTCTCTCATTAATCTGTGCCTGTTTATCTAAGGGCACTGGGCACTAAGTAAAGCAGTATGAAATTCTGCTACTGGAACTATTAGGATGCAGGATATTCTGAAGCATGCAGAATTTATTTTTACACTGGACAGATATAAGTCTCTTGCAATTCAGTTGCAAATGATGTATGCATGATAAGTACATTATGCACCACCATTTGGAATATTAGCCACAAATATGTCCTCTAGTTGAATATGCGGAAATGTCTACAGTTTTACAATctagttttctgttttttctttacATTTCTTGGGCAGCAATGGgcatggaaattcaaaacaattcAATAAGGCAGATTCGTTTATAATCCCAATTAAAGGAGCTCTTATGCGTTATCTCCATGTCCTGCCTTTGTCACTGTATGGgattaacatttttattttactgcCTTTCTTCTTACTTTTGGTTTTTATTCACATTTGTtctattttattgaaactgTTTGATTTTCCATCAAGGTTTAAGTTTGGAAAGGACAGTCCGCATGGAAATGGAGACAGTTGCTACGATAAACTAGCTAGTGAGTGGAAACAGTTTTGCTAATATTAGCTCATTAAATACTGATATTTAAGCTTCTCAATCACAAAATGATTTTGCTTCTTGCATTAAGCAGGTTCATCTGAGCCACACATGGTCCATATTGCTCAGAAGCTTGTTAATTTTGCACGTCGTAGGCTACTTGAGCAATCCAGTAACCTTGCAGCTGCACCTGCTAGTGATGGGTCATCACCCTCTGGACCAATCATTGCTCTTCCAACTATGCGGAGTAGTGGGGCTTTCCCAGCTGtaccaaatgaaaagaagaaaaaatctcCCCCACCTGCACCACAGCCTTCTCCTGCTCATCCTAATAGTTCAAATTCTAACAGACATCCAGTCCAAACCCCTGGTTCTCCTAGAAATACAGACAATCAAAAGCCTTCTAATAGTGGAACCTCTGGAAATACGTGGAAATATATCATTATTACTGCGGGTGTTGCTGTCTTGCTCATTCTTGCAGCAGCTATTTTCTGCATGTTCCGAAGCCAAGCAGTGGCAACCATAGGTCCTTGGAAAACTGGATTGAGTGGACAGTTGCAGAAAGCATTCATAACAGGTGATTTTGCAACACAAaatagaacccaaaaaaaaaaaaaactgttcttTTACTGAGTCTTTGACAAATAAACCCAGCAAgaatagaataaataaaaaataactgcaaTCTAATTTGGCTTGGGGAACTATTCCATTGTCATGTGGTTTAATATCTAGCGAGTTCTTACACATTGGTTTGAAGTGAAGTTAGATTGTTGTTTGTGAATAGGAGAAATTAGATTGGTTGAACTAGTAAGTGAACTCCAAGGCTTTCATCATTAAAAATGCTGATTGAGGATAATTAGGAATGTCCGAGatatttaagtttagaaaacaTAATGGTCAGTGGGTTCATTATGGGAATAGCTACCATTGTTAATTTAACTGTCAtaagtcaaaatttttattgaaaaaagaataaactgAAACTTAAACTATATCATGATGACTCCCATCTTCAATGGTGGACTGCTTTGGAGTATGGAACTTCTCTGAATCTATTTCCATATGATATGGAGTCCCGGAATTCCAATGCTCGTCAAATATGCCTATAAGATATTAGCTGATTTCTTTAAAACAGAAGCATATGTTGCCTTGTGTTCTTTTGAGTTAATGAAGTGAGACTGATTCAGGTGCATATATGAAATACAGGGGTGCCCAAGTTGAATCGACCAGAGCTGGAAACAGCCTGTGAAGATTTCAGCAATATAATTGATACTTTTGATGGTTGCATTGTATATAAGGGAACACTGTCCAGTGGAGTTGAGATTGCCGTTGCTtcaacattaattaaaacttCCAAAGAGTGGACAAAGAACTCAGAGATAGCGTACCGAAAAAAGGTCTCTTTTTTCTGTGGTCACTGGAATACTCAAGATCAGCAACTGATACATTGTGCACTTATATCTcatgctcttttttttctctcttctcagtGTATTGATGTATCTTGTTTTTGATCTTCTGTAGATTGATACATTGTCACGGTTGAATCATAAGAACTTTGTCAATCTTATTGGCTACTGTGAGGAGGATGAACCCTTTGTTAGGATGATGGTGTTTGAGTATGCACCTAGTGGAACCCTCTTTGAGCATCTGCATGGTAATACTGTTAAACTTATATTTACGGTAACTTgcatgtttgaaaattttgtaaattattgGAGGCTTTATATTTGAGAGGCTAAAATAATTCTTCTGTCTTTTCAGTTAAAGAAGTTGAACATCTTGACTGGAATGCAAGGATAAGGGTTATTATGGGAACAGCTTATTGTCTTCAATATATGCACCATGATCTGAATCCACCAGTAGCACATTCTAACCTGAATTCAGGTGCTATCTATTTAACAGATGATTATGCTGCTAAGGTAAACtttctttttaacattttgATTGCCTTCATTAAATTTTGACCATTGTGTAATGCATTCTCATTCTCTCTTGTGCTTTCTCAGATTGCAGAAATCAGTTTCTGGACAGATGCTGCAACCAAGTCAAAGACCTCAGGTGAAGATGATAAAGAGACTTCAGAATTACCACCATTTGCTGATCCAGAAACAAATGTCTACAGTTTTGGAATATTGTTACTAGAAATCATTTCTGGAAAGCTCCAGTACTCAGAAGAACAAGGGTACCTTGTTCactgggtaagttgtaatttagtCTAAAGATCTAAGTCTTTTAGTGAGGCCCCCTAATTCCATACTTTTCCTTTGGGGCTTAATAAGTAATATACAGGAATTCTTGAATACTTGTAGAGAAATAACTCATCATCAACTTGCCAGGCTGCTGAATATTTAAATGACAAGCGGAGCATCAGCTACCTGATTGATCCGACACTCAAGTCCTTCAAAAATAATGAGCTTGATGTCATCTGTGAGGTTATCCAAGAATGCATCCGACCAGATCCAAGGCAGAGACTAACAATGAGGGACGTTGTTTCCAAATTGAGGGAAGTGATTGCTATCTCACCTGATCAAGCGACGCCAAGGCTTTCTCCCCTCTGGTGGGCTGAACTTGAGATCTTATCCGTGGAGGCAACTTAAGTTCTCTCTGATTCTCTACTCTGTATTGTAAGTCTCTCTCTTTGTATCAAAGTGCTAAAGAGTAGCCTTTAATCCATTCTACCTTACAACTAAATCCTATCAATACTGGGTGCTCACATCCCTTTTTGTCTCTTCCTTTTCATACatatgttcttatgattcattCTATTCAGATTCTTTCTACTTCACCCCTGCATTACGAGCAATAAAAGTGTGCTATAGGATTTCAAAAGTGTTGGTGGAATTGTcgtaatttaattttataccagatatttgtatttttgtgatCAAAGTTTGGGatgtaaaatataaactaaTCACTGAGAAGTTAGTCCCAGTGAACATATAAATTTGTggactttttttatatataggttgttttctttagttttgtctATGTAGGTTGTTGAGAAcactgaaaattttgaattgtccATAGCTTACTTGATTTTGGATTGAAGTGatgatttttaatgaaatttgttttgGGTGACTGGTGCTGTAATTTGAAATACTATTGTTCTAGTACCAACTTTTCTTCTATTAAAATTGGAAAAGTGGTAGTGGTTACTGTTTAAGAAAAGGCTGTGTGTGCtcaattttaaactttataaGAATTGATCAACAGTATGTGAATTCATGATACAATGAGGACCTTTCTTagttgaaaagtgaaaactactTGCATTATATGTGGATGAAAATAAACTGCAAAAACCTATAGGTTTGAGGCAGTTTGCTGAACCAAATAAAGCCCCATTAGCCAAGGAGTCGAACTGTTTGGTTAGTTGAGTAAAATGGGCTTGAAACTCTTGGTTCAGAATGCACAGTCTAATCCAATTTTGTCCATAATctattaataaacaaaaattcgTTGTTAAAGAAGACTTTTTGGGTAAGTATTATGTTGACCAACTAACTCCCATCATATAGGACGCTGGTTTATAGTTGATGTTGATTGATTCATCTAAGCCAAAATGACCATTACACACGTTTAAGGCAATGCTATACAAATCTTGAAGCTTTCCCCCCAACTCATAAATTCCTCAGgaaatcattattattattattattattattattattattattattattattaaaaaataaaaattagcaaTTAGTTTGCAAGTATTTTCCATTTTCCtaaggagaaaaggaaaaataaataccTCTATTGGTAATAAAGTGTTTTTCTTAATCAAAAACTGTATTTTTTCTATCGTAAATTATACATTACTTTACACTTTTTCCCCTTAATTATTAAAACACGCTATCACTCCtccaaaattgaaaactttaGAACACTTAACCCTTTGCCTTCGGTGTTAACTTTGACAAAAGTTGTAAACATGTACGCAACACATTTGATGAGCTGGACTcgaataattaaaattaaaagactaAATTATCCCTCCCTCCCTCTTAGTAAGACCAAATACTCATTCCCAAaacaaattcttaatttttcctaaaatctTGTTTGGCCggagagaagaaaatgaaacaaattaacaaaaaccCATATCGCCAAAACAGAGAGATGAAAACAAACAATAAAGTCACGATCACAACTCTAGATCAAACAAAAAtctgaaagaaaattttaatttttccagCCCAACTATtgatgtataattttttttttttttaagtatataatTTGGCATATTTACGCACCTAACTATTAAACATTGCATCACAAACATTGCATCACCGTCATTCATGATCAGAGTGACCATTGTTTCCAAACTTGCCATTATTGAATAACATGGTTGGTGATCCTTCAAAACACAGTCGTTTTTATGTGAACTCCTAAGTGTGAAGTGTCATTGTCAAGTGACCTTATAAAGCTGCAAATTGCATGGCCAAGTGAGCacactcataaaaaaaaataataaaaaaaaaaaaaaaaaaaaaaaaaaaaaaaaaaaaaaaaacctttgaaaagattttaaaaattgtaacaaGCTCTTTTATGGACACTCACTACACAATTTACACATTTGTCAATGTGTGATTGGCTTATATCACTTATACATGGAGACCACTATTAGAACTTGAGAAAATTAATTCAATCATCATTTGACATGTGCATTAGCTGTGGCAAAGTGTGTGCAGTAATGTGTTTCTAGACTTTTTGAATTTAGTACTTGTACTCTAACTCACTGTAGTAAATTATTCATGAGTCTAACGAATTAAGCAAGATATATCCCATTTATGATACCTATCAAAATTGATCTGCTTATGTGTAAGAGAAAATCTCTAAGCACAACAACGCCTCTTGGTCTCACTATTGTAGGGTCTACTCCCATGTGAGAACGttgttttttaaacttttaaaaaactgaaaaacaaatTTAGCATCGTTTGGCTATTGCCACCTCATGCTCctctaatttctttttattccttcgaaaatatcaatattttggattttcttgcATGCATGCATAGAAAAACACACACAAGTGAGGGAAATATGTCAGCATACATGTGTTTTAGCTGCTCTCTTATATGAGAAGAATAACATTTTGAATCCTTATTATTCATTgttgtaattattaaattaaaaaaaaaaaaaaaaccttgatgacagagaaaaaggaaaaatacaatgatttatatatacatatatgtgtgtgtctaTTTTGGCTTTCATGCTAAACATATTAAGATGGCAATTGGTTCAAGTGAGAGTAGGATGAATAATTTCATTGCAAATTTgcattgaaaaaattaaaataattttttcccaaGCATACTTTGACTCctataatttatcatttatagATAGAGATAATATATGAGTTTATTCGACATATGTAGCTACTCGTTCACATAAAATTAGATCTTAAACTTGTGGGATCCATCCTTGATAGtggttatattatattatatatatatatatatatatatgtgtgtgtgtgtgtgtgtgtgtgtgtgtgtgtgtgtgcgcgcacgCGCTAGACAGATAATTATCAAAActtgacaaaaatataaaataacatgTTAAAAGCCTAGAAACAAAGGAGTGTCCAATGTAGCTTATCATGACTAATATGAGATTTAGATTTGTTTTATGAGAAAGGAAAACCAAAATTTCTTTGgaatatatatgataattaaAAAGAGTTGTGTTATTTAAGAACAATTAGATATaacacatttcatcaaaattAGATATGACACGTGTAATTAGACCAGAACATATGTGAGTAAATAATACCTTTTACAATAAGTTTAGTCTcacgatttttctttttattttaaattttttttacaaacattTAGTGCCAAGTTATAaataacaaacaataaaatGATACCAATATTGAgtccaaaaaaaagttaataatatcttttttaaattttattttacaagaaTTTAGaaagaatcaataataactttaatattaattataatgataaagaactatcatcaatAGCAAACACCATAaattagaactttctttaaaaaaaatcctcaaatttttattgtaatatgTAATGCATTCTTTATacccaggaaagaaaaaaaaagaaaaagaaaaaaagtcggTGAACAATACAACAAACATCCTCGAATCAAACAACTGTACAACGGTAACAACTAAACTAGCAACCAACAAATGGACCCCACCCCACCACCAAATCaaaattcctttcttttctcGCCTCCGAATCCGAAAGAAAGCCCTAATCCCAAATTAGAAAAATTTCCCAATTTACTCAAAACCCTAAAAGGCTtctgagctctctctctctctcaaaattcccAAATCAAGAAGGCGAGCCCTCTAAAAGAGCTCGcctttttttgacaaaaatgacTCAATTCTCTCccctcttcttcatcatcatcgtcgtcgTCATCTCCATCCCCACCGTCCGATCCGACTTCGACTCCTCAACCATCCGATTACACTCCGAAGACGCCGCCGATCTCTGCGGCGGAGGAGGAGAAGGACCCGTGGCCGCGTCCTGCCCCGTCAACTGCTTCCGGACCGACCCCGTCTGCGGCGTCGACGGCGTCACCTATTGGTGCGGCTGCGCCGACGCCCTCTGCGCCGGCGTCAAGGTCGCCAAGTTGGGATTCTGCGAGGTCGGC encodes:
- the LOC115991794 gene encoding protein MALE DISCOVERER 2-like isoform X4, coding for MGGKWKFSCFVALVLLSGFRGCWSLNDEGSALLEFRATIEYDPYGALANWNADDPDPCLWLGVCCINGEVQVLDLSGLSLEGTLAPEIGKLSNLRSLVLFKNHFSGAIPKELADLTKLEQLDLRDNNLRGTIPAEIGRMRSLKRLLLCDNKFEGSIPLELERLHKLSKLKFDDNLSAAVATGIDYVNRKFGHWFKFGKDSPHGNGDSCYDKLASSSEPHMVHIAQKLVNFARRRLLEQSSNLAAAPASDGSSPSGPIIALPTMRSSGAFPAVPNEKKKKSPPPAPQPSPAHPNSSNSNRHPVQTPGSPRNTDNQKPSNSGTSGNTWKYIIITAGVAVLLILAAAIFCMFRSQAVATIGPWKTGLSGQLQKAFITGVPKLNRPELETACEDFSNIIDTFDGCIVYKGTLSSGVEIAVASTLIKTSKEWTKNSEIAYRKKIDTLSRLNHKNFVNLIGYCEEDEPFVRMMVFEYAPSGTLFEHLHVKEVEHLDWNARIRVIMGTAYCLQYMHHDLNPPVAHSNLNSGAIYLTDDYAAKIAEISFWTDAATKSKTSGEDDKETSELPPFADPETNVYSFGILLLEIISGKLQYSEEQGYLVHWAAEYLNDKRSISYLIDPTLKSFKNNELDVICEVIQECIRPDPRQRLTMRDVVSKLREVIAISPDQATPRLSPLWWAELEILSVEAT
- the LOC115992146 gene encoding uncharacterized protein LOC115992146 translates to MTQFSPLFFIIIVVVISIPTVRSDFDSSTIRLHSEDAADLCGGGGEGPVAASCPVNCFRTDPVCGVDGVTYWCGCADALCAGVKVAKLGFCEVGNGGPGQALLLVHIVWLIVLAFSLLFGLF
- the LOC115991794 gene encoding protein MALE DISCOVERER 2-like isoform X2, which produces MGGKWKFSCFVALVLLSGFRGCWSLNDEGSALLEFRATIEYDPYGALANWNADDPDPCLWLGVCCINGEVQVLDLSGLSLEGTLAPEIGKLSNLRSLVLFKNHFSGAIPKELADLTKLEQLDLRDNNLRGTIPAEIGRMRSLKRLLLCDNKFEGSIPLELERLHKLSKLKFDDNLSAAVATGIDYVNRKFGHCNGHGNSKQFNKADSFIIPIKGALMRYLHVLPLSLFKFGKDSPHGNGDSCYDKLASSSEPHMVHIAQKLVNFARRRLLEQSSNLAAAPASDGSSPSGPIIALPTMRSSGAFPAVPNEKKKKSPPPAPQPSPAHPNSSNSNRHPVQTPGSPRNTDNQKPSNSGTSGNTWKYIIITAGVAVLLILAAAIFCMFRSQAVATIGPWKTGLSGQLQKAFITGVPKLNRPELETACEDFSNIIDTFDGCIVYKGTLSSGVEIAVASTLIKTSKEWTKNSEIAYRKKIDTLSRLNHKNFVNLIGYCEEDEPFVRMMVFEYAPSGTLFEHLHVKEVEHLDWNARIRVIMGTAYCLQYMHHDLNPPVAHSNLNSGAIYLTDDYAAKIAEISFWTDAATKSKTSGEDDKETSELPPFADPETNVYSFGILLLEIISGKLQYSEEQGYLVHWAAEYLNDKRSISYLIDPTLKSFKNNELDVICEVIQECIRPDPRQRLTMRDVVSKLREVIAISPDQATPRLSPLWWAELEILSVEAT
- the LOC115991794 gene encoding protein MALE DISCOVERER 2-like isoform X1, which codes for MGGKWKFSCFVALVLLSGFRGCWSLNDEGSALLEFRATIEYDPYGALANWNADDPDPCLWLGVCCINGEVQVLDLSGLSLEGTLAPEIGKLSNLRSLVLFKNHFSGAIPKELADLTKLEQLDLRDNNLRGTIPAEIGRMRSLKRLLLCDNKFEGSIPLELERLHKLSKLKFDDNLSAAVATGIDYVNRKFGHCNGHGNSKQFNKADSFIIPIKGALMRYLHVLPLSLFKFGKDSPHGNGDSCYDKLASSSEPHMVHIAQKLVNFARRRLLEQSSNLAAAPASDGSSPSGPIIALPTMRSSGAFPAVPNEKKKKSPPPAPQPSPAHPNSSNSNRHPVQTPGSPRNTDNQKPSNSGTSGNTWKYIIITAGVAVLLILAAAIFCMFRSQAVATIGPWKTGLSGQLQKAFITGVPKLNRPELETACEDFSNIIDTFDGCIVYKGTLSSGVEIAVASTLIKTSKEWTKNSEIAYRKKIDTLSRLNHKNFVNLIGYCEEDEPFVRMMVFEYAPSGTLFEHLHVKEVEHLDWNARIRVIMGTAYCLQYMHHDLNPPVAHSNLNSGAIYLTDDYAAKIAEISFWTDAATKSKTSGEDDKETSELPPFADPETNVYSFGILLLEIISGKLQYSEEQGYLVHWRNNSSSTCQAAEYLNDKRSISYLIDPTLKSFKNNELDVICEVIQECIRPDPRQRLTMRDVVSKLREVIAISPDQATPRLSPLWWAELEILSVEAT
- the LOC115991794 gene encoding protein MALE DISCOVERER 2-like isoform X3 — its product is MGGKWKFSCFVALVLLSGFRGCWSLNDEGSALLEFRATIEYDPYGALANWNADDPDPCLWLGVCCINGEVQVLDLSGLSLEGTLAPEIGKLSNLRSLVLFKNHFSGAIPKELADLTKLEQLDLRDNNLRGTIPAEIGRMRSLKRLLLCDNKFEGSIPLELERLHKLSKLKFDDNLSAAVATGIDYVNRKFGHWFKFGKDSPHGNGDSCYDKLASSSEPHMVHIAQKLVNFARRRLLEQSSNLAAAPASDGSSPSGPIIALPTMRSSGAFPAVPNEKKKKSPPPAPQPSPAHPNSSNSNRHPVQTPGSPRNTDNQKPSNSGTSGNTWKYIIITAGVAVLLILAAAIFCMFRSQAVATIGPWKTGLSGQLQKAFITGVPKLNRPELETACEDFSNIIDTFDGCIVYKGTLSSGVEIAVASTLIKTSKEWTKNSEIAYRKKIDTLSRLNHKNFVNLIGYCEEDEPFVRMMVFEYAPSGTLFEHLHVKEVEHLDWNARIRVIMGTAYCLQYMHHDLNPPVAHSNLNSGAIYLTDDYAAKIAEISFWTDAATKSKTSGEDDKETSELPPFADPETNVYSFGILLLEIISGKLQYSEEQGYLVHWRNNSSSTCQAAEYLNDKRSISYLIDPTLKSFKNNELDVICEVIQECIRPDPRQRLTMRDVVSKLREVIAISPDQATPRLSPLWWAELEILSVEAT